In Mycteria americana isolate JAX WOST 10 ecotype Jacksonville Zoo and Gardens chromosome 3, USCA_MyAme_1.0, whole genome shotgun sequence, a single genomic region encodes these proteins:
- the ZNF318 gene encoding zinc finger protein 318, whose translation MTVARRPPFCAGVPRQRLPPSAPSPVRAHPAPPPPRRVRGCLARERAQGGRRRARAGVGGGGAAGGGPGQRSWGARAGRRDPRAAGAIMYRSSSGRSGPSSSSSSHRLKEGSSSGSRASRSSTSGPGPGRGRPPPPPPAAAAAASASPPRSASPRPLPRRHRSPSGHRGASRRSPSPHRSRRLPSPPGGPGPGGTRGRRGSEHGDGSSSRRRSPSLRSESSLEQSLRITVGNDRYCIGTPERRRLPDRLGSPIDNLSDRDDMADGPIFTRGLSCPRGLERYPSHEDQPSSPFIMRHDEDYRNRDVFLHRSDYSSHYGRREELPRGSDRDGDKLRKSYPSRPEERGREIKRPRYEKDEKMHGVSGEHQGFSSGTRNYRRRSRSRSRSPSPSYLNEEFRELDRARRKREEEERSRNLNHDVSGSGYVIPGLTNTLQTSEPRYTYRPEEIPSMPKKSILKKRVEMEVESPIQPEGFSSSPAPSKDLPLLSSHSSLPQSNDTAPFASEVENFLKRFNKDSVVESANKELRDGLYEWSPLSGTPKDAFTFEEKFGSFLSHKEKVEPKSEPADRHTDFLLPHERASQDGSGFSRILGMMADSVSAQEKRRRSFPDIEDEEKFLYGDEDEDTKNESLPIQKPPVSCGNEIISQKVSPPPSPAPAVKLDPLEEPNAEYAKIHDLLKTIGLDIGVAEIGKLAVRTQERLHGKKLASRSPDRRSSDPRRLDPWDLRRSRSDTRSPESGQKCSASPPVSFQQSKDASSLQKSEYTKNKPVGQDIPPCAPEQPLPSVSLIPSVPPAPASLPPTPTSVSQYQIPNYSQFTATQMPQNYPPPTMAPPGYDAYGHYMAYAAPGWTMYPPAQQPNPTLPEAHGLLTMAMSANPTRPNLRVIETVSMGKDVPDLKRDGSVLVHVPTTPAHSKVPLRLSSHPLKNTTEKMSDEKNRAAQKQKVIEEREKLKNEREARQKKLYYLKTELDRLRKQQGEMLRKKRREKDGHKDPLLVEVNRLQENIMKEISELHKESDAADKKQSELDKVAQILGINIFEKPRKPSVETKDSSEKNSKSENAKGLEKTSSSNKESKTTNEKSRGRSPKPAESSSQSSKHPFQLANIYEYYDAGNHWCKDCNTICGTMFDFFTHMHNKKHRQTLDPYNRPWASKTQSETKQDSIKRIDKITVPAKGSEFLIPITGYYCQLCHEFFGDQISAEQHVKSHPHNEKYKKYIDENPLYEERRNLDRQAGLAVVLETERRRQSELKRKLVEKQKEEKDEKKPKIIKKEEAKSIPELGEGTTETQSKIDSSGRKMGIKLKLKKEEKKEEKKEEKKEESKKESPSQTSFGKFSWKKTEREDKTPGGAIPKEESTEGSKEENKCQSGKPHVKPIEIKLSGKTVIPHTSPWTPVVSTSTPAKILPNLPVPTMIFRKSTTATVSKPAPLNTFLSIKSSGATTKPLPVVKETSADLLLPPDIISKAFGGEEVILKGAEEDLKAAEKSESSQTSDIPPPPPPPPAVQQAAVIPADEVAPGVSESEQTMLAMPVRPPPPPPPSTAFSEQAKKVEKRNSCLATANAKDLYDIFYSSGGKGSADSKLASSALPNGENSNLTKPADLPANPKTNNSSSSLKEDSQNAATEVSQVHSAERSSELEKTDIRETLLLHTEMSPDIENGIQKDVGQKFQTPLSSDVQTKLKEDSSQCNNQVTGSWVLGETQAEMKKKPLQPQLSETLVTELPETKTASGIQVPAEIGLVDIGGREQVGSQEFYDLQKTEVQEKVGQEDANKTAVPGTLEKDAEIKDWEVKVVKPELSLDPKTLLPETQNEIQNLGNSHLVEEKLSDNCRTHSETDSPDLLCDSQNTSKEKALIAVMTEQNSIDASLKDVKLKSVALEVSQPGVLGEASQISETQNEISKLTRSPGERDTSRTSNGEEQVITTRSCSESGCDLSNTPNVEIKTGSNEVSASELTEVRSDTCLANIETKSSILEAQEKVPPEPLGHAVLDSQTQRQEVAWLVNACSANIVELRSSVELVVEVEKKSLGHTGSDATLDNVFVKRDAKEVGTGGFSRTRSDLVQETVVALSADFHREHLSEEAVCSPETKHEVVRTSAANDFHLNTTHSGLNTEQSESLSANVCVDNKKISLTSEDVKHNETPSQKAELEFKSTDFRLGDTKVKHECFSILTAGLLNENTEEVSKLETIASIRLESSKLRKLGIEKTVEKTEITDFATLTSGSREDKFCTRLSQTAMPQLGLQSSNSDTTEVVMPVLEMQGISPMSEILLQVEESKGGAAEMPSLSCDGGSTGSQASGCMEPFLPGLKETHGKEGGSGGKGVCTVQSKKTEQTETAGSSLEATTNSGIAESLAESPVG comes from the exons ATGACCGTGGCCCGGCGGCCGCCATTTTGTGCGGGCGTCCCCAGGCAACGCCTCCCgccctccgccccctccccggtCCGGGCtcaccccgccccgccccccccccgccgggtcCGGGGGTGCCTGGCTCGGGAGCGCGCgcagggcggccggcggcgcgcacgcgcgggggtggggggtgggggggcagctgggggggggccgggtcAGAGGAGCTGGGGCGCCCGCGCAggccgccgggacccccgggccgCCGGCGCCATCATGTACCGCTCCAGCAGTGGCCGCTCCGGCCCctcgtcctcgtcctcctccCACCGGCTGAAAGAGGGCAGCTCGTCGGGGTCCCGCGCCTCCCGCTCCAGCACatcggggccggggccaggccgcGGCCGGCCtcccccgccaccgcccgccgcagccgccgccgcctctgccTCGCCGCCGCGCTCCGCTTCGCCCCGTCCCCTGCCGCGCCGCCACCGCTCCCCGTCGGGCCACCGCGGCGCCTCCCGCCGATCCCCGTCGCCGCACCGCAGCAGGAGGTTGCCATCGCCGCCGGGAGGACCGGGGCCCGGGGGCAcccggggccgccgggggagCGAGCACGGAgacggcagcagcagccgg AGACGTTCACCGAGTCTCCGCTCTGAGTCTTCACTGGAACAGAGTTTGCGGATTACTGTTGGTAATGACCGGTATTGCATTGGCACACCAGAGCGAAGGAGGCTACCTGATAGACTGGGCTCACCAATTGATAACCTGAGTGACAG GGATGATATGGCTGATGGTCCAATATTCACTAGAGGCCTCTCATGTCCTCGAGGCCTTGAGAGATATCCATCGCATGAAGATCAACCTTCAAGTCCCTTCATCATGAGACATGATGAAGACTACCGTAACCGAGATGTTTTCCTCCATCGTTCAGATTATAGTTCGCATTATGGTCGTCGAGAAGAGCTGCCTCGTGGATCTGACAGAGATGGTGACAAACTCAGGAAATCCTACCCATCGAGGCCAGAAGAGAGGGGACGAGAAATTAAGCGTCCACGGTACGAAAAGGATGAGAAGATGCATGGTGTGAGTGGAGAACATCAGGGTTTCTCATCAGGAACACGAAACTATCGCAGACGAAGCCGCAGCCGCAGTAGAAGCCCGAGCCCATCATACCTGAATGAAGAATTCCGAGAGCTTGACCGtgcaaggaggaaaagagaagaagaagagcGTAGTAGAAACTTGAATCATGATGTTTCAGGCAGTGGTTATGTGATCCCTGGCTTGACTAACACACTACAGACTTCTGAGCCTCGGTATACGTATAGGCCTGAGGAAATCCCATCCATGcccaaaaaatctattttgaagaAACGAGTGGAGATGGAAGTAGAGTCTCCTATTCAG ccTGAGGGCTTTTCAAGCAGTCCGGCTCCCAGCAAGgatcttcctcttctttctagTCATTCGTCTTTGCCCCAGAGCAACGACACGGCTCCTTTTGCCTCTGAAGTGGAGAACTTTCTCAAACGGTTTAACAAAGACTCTGTTGTAGAGTCTGCAAATAAGGAGTTGCGTGACGGTTTATATGAGTGGAGCCCACTTTCTGGGACTCCCAAAGATGCTTTCACGTTTGAAGAGAAGTTTGGAAGCTTCTTAAGTCACAAGGAAAAGGTAGAACCCAAGTCAGAGCCTGCTGATCGCCATACTGACTTCCTGCTGCCTCACGAGAGGGCCAGTCAGGATGGCAGTGGTTTTTCCCGAATTCTGGGCATGATGGCTGATTCTGTCAGTGCTCAGGAGAAGAGGAGGCGTAGTTTTCCTGACATTGAGGATGAAGAGAAATTTCTTTATGGTGATGAGGATGAAGACACCAAAAATGAATCTCTCCCCATTCAGAAGCCCCCAGTGAGTTGTGGCAATGAGATAATAAGCCAGAAAGTGAGcccacctccttctcctgctccagctgtcAAGCTGGATCCTTTAGAAGAGCCTAATGCTGAGTATGCGAAGATCCATGACTTACTCAAAACCATTGGACTTGACATTGGTGTTGCTGAAATTGGAAAACTGGCTGTTCGTACCCAGGAACGTCTTCATGGCAAAAAGTTGGCATCTCGTTCTCCTGATCGTCGCTCTTCAGATCCTCGCAGACTGGACCCTTGGGACTTGCGTCGCAGCCGGAGTGACACTCGTTCTCCTGAGTCAGGCCAGAAGTGCTCAGCATCACCTCCAGTCTCTTTCCAGCAGTCTAAAGATGCATCCTCTCTTCAGAAATCAGAATATACTAAGAACAAGCCAGTGGGACAGGATATACCCCCGTGTGCACCAGAACAGcctcttccttctgtctctctcattCCCTCAGTTCCACCAGCTCCTGCTAGTTTGCCACCTACACCTACTTCTGTTTCCCAATACCAAATTCCCAACTATTCCCAGTTCACTGCCACTCAGATGCCCCAAAACTATCCACCTCCCACAATGGCTCCTCCAGGATACGATGCATATGGGCACTATATGGCGTATGCAGCCCCTGGCTGGACCATGTacccccctgcccagcagcctAATCCTACACTGCCAGAAGCTCATGGTCTTCTTACTATGGCCATGTCAGCGAACCCCACGCGTCCCAACCTCCGGGTGATTGAGACAGTCTCTATGGGAAAGGATGTCCCTGATTTAAAAAGAGATGGTTCTGTGCTTGTTCATGTCCCTACCACTCCTGCTCATTCCAAAGTGCCCCTTCGTCTGTCTTCACACCCTCtcaaaaataccacagaaaagaTGTCGGATGAAAAAAATCGGGCAGCTCAAAAGCAGAAG GTgatagaagagagagaaaaactgaagaatgaACGAGAAGCACGGCAGAAGAAGCTTTACTATCTCAAGACTGAATTGGACAGACTTCGTAAACAGCAAG GAGAGATGTTGAGGAAAAAACGCCGTGAGAAGGATGGACACAAAGACCCCTTGTTGGTTGAGGTGAACAGACTACAAGAGAATATTATGAAGGAGATTTCAGAGCTACATAAAGAATCTGATGCAGCTGACAAGAAGCAGTCTGAGCTGGACAAAGTAGCACAAATCCTGGGGATTAACATATTTGAAAAACCCCGGAAACCATCTGTGGAAACCAAAGATTCCTCGGAAAAGAACAGCAagtcagaaaatgcaaaaggtCTGGAGAAAACGTCTTCCTCCAACAAG GAATCAAAAACTACTAATGAAAAATCCAGAGGTAGAAGCCCGAAGCCAGCAGAATCCTCTTCACAGTCCTCCAAACATCCTTTCCAGTTGGCcaatatttatgaatattatgATGCAGGGAACCACTGGTGCAAAGACTGCAATACCATCTGCGGGACCATGTTTGACTTTTTCACACACATGCATAATAAGAAACACAGACAG ACCCTGGATCCTTACAACAGACCTTGGGCTTCGAAGACCCAGAGTGAGACCAAACAAGACTCCATAAAACGCATCGATAAGATAACTGTTCCTGCCAAAG GCTCTGAGTTTCTGATTCCCATCACTGGATATTATTGCCAGCTCTGTCATGAATTTTTTGGAGATCAAATCTCAGCAGAGCAGCATGTGAAAAGTCATCCCCACAATGAGAAATACAAG aaatacaTAGATGAAAACCCACTCTATGAAGAGAGGAGAAATCTAGACCGTCAAGCTGGATTGGCTGTAGTTTTGGAAACAGAGCGCAGGCGGCAGAGCGAGCTGAAACGGAAACTAgttgagaaacagaaagaagagaaggatgagaagaaaccaaaaataataaagaaagaggaagcaaagagCATCCCGGAGCTTGGAGAAGGGACTACTGAAACTCAAAGCAAAATAGATTCTTCTGGGCGAAAAATGGGTATCAAGCTTAAgctgaagaaggaagagaagaaggaggagaaaaaagaagaaaagaaagaggaatctAAAAAGGAATCACCAAGCCAGACTTCCTTTGGgaaattcagctggaaaaagaCTGAGAGAGAGGATAAAACCCCAGGAGGAGCTATTCCAAAGGAGGAGAGtacagaaggaagcaaagaagagaACAAGTGTCAGTCTGGGAAACCCCATGTTAAGCCCATTGAAATCAAGCTGTCTGGGAAAACTGTTATTCCACACACTAGCCCATGGACACCAGTTGTTTCCACATCAACACCAGCAAAAATTTTACCCAATCTACCAGTCCCCACTATGATTTTCAGGAAGTCTACTACTGCAACAGTTAGCAAACCAGCACCTTTGAACACCTTTTTATCCATAAAATCCTCTGGAGCTACCACCAAACCACTGCCTGTGGTAAAAGAAACCAGTGCAGATCTTCTACTGCCTCCAGATATCATCTCAAAAGCTTTTGGAGGagaagaagtaattttaaaaggggcagaggaggatttgaaagcagcagagaaaagtgAGTCTTCTCAGACTTCTGATATACCACCTCCACCCCCTCCTCCACCAGCAGTCCAGCAGGCAGCTGTGATCCCTGCAGATGAAGTAGCTCCAGGTGTGTCTGAAAGTGAACAGACAATGCTGGCAATGCCTGTGAGaccccctccaccaccaccaccttcaaCTGCTTTCAGTGAACAGGCAAAAAAGGTAGAGAAACGAAACTCTTGCTTGGCCACAGCCAATGCTAAAGATCTCTATGATATTTTCTACAGTAGTGGTGGAAAGGGTTCGGCTGACAGCAAGCTTGCAAGTTCTGCACTTCCAAATGGAGAAAACTCTAACCTAACAAAACCTGCAGACTTACCTGCAAACCCTAAAACAAATAATAGCTCATCCTCCTTGAAAGAGGATTCTCAGAATGCGGCTACTGAAGTTAGCCAAGTCCACTCAGCTGAGAGAAGCTCAGAACTGGAGAAAACTGATATCCGGGAGACTTTACTACTTCATACTGAGATGAGCCCTGACATTGAAAATGGTATTCAGAAAGACGTAGGTCAAAAATTTCAGACTCCTCTTTCATCAGATGTTCAGACTAAATTGAAAGAAGATTCCTCACAGTGTAATAATCAAGTAACGGGGAGTTGGGTTCTTGGTGAGACTcaggctgaaatgaaaaagaaaccactTCAGCCTCAGCTATCAGAAACGTTGGTCACAGAATTGCCAGAAACAAAAACTGCTTCTGGTATCCAGGTGCCTGCAGAAATTGGACTTGTGGATATAGGAGGCAGAGAGCAGGTAGGCAGTCAGGAATTCTATGATCTACAGAAAACAGAGGTCCAAGAGAAAGTTGGACAGGAAGATGCAAATAAAACTGCGGTTCCTGGTACCTTGGAGAAAGATGCAGAGATTAAAGACTGGGAAGTAAAAGTGGTAAAGCCTGAGCTTAGCTTAGACCCAAAGACTTTGTTACCTGAAACACAGAATGAAATTCAAAATTTGGGAAATTCTCATTTGGTAGAGGAAAAGTTAAGTGATAACTGTAGAACTCACTCAGAAACTGATAGTCCAGACTTGCTCTGTGATtctcaaaacacttcaaaagaaaaagctttaatagCAGTAATGACAGAGCAGAATTCTATTGATGCTTCCTTAAAAGATGTAAAACTGAAAAGTGTAGCTTTGGAAGTATCTCAGCCAGGAGTCCTTGGCGAAGCTTCCCAAATTTCAGAAACCCAAAATGAGATTTCAAAATTGACAAGGAGTCCCGGTGAACGGGACACTTCCAGAACTAGTAATGGAGAAGAACAGGTCATCACAACCCGTTCTTGTTCTGAAAGTGGTTGCGATCTATCAAATACTccaaatgtagaaataaaaactgGTTCTAATGAGGTTAGTGCTTCAGAATTGACAGAGGTACGGTCAGACACATGTCTCGCCAACATAGAAACTAAAAGTAGCATATTAGAAGCTCAAGAAAAAGTTCCACCTGAACCTTTGGGCCATGCAGTATTAGATAGCCAAACCCAAAGGCAAGAAGTTGCATGGTTAGTCAATGCCTGCTCTGCGAACATTGTTGAACTCAGATCCAGTGTAGAATTAGTAGttgaagttgaaaaaaaatcattaggacACACTGGATCTGATGCAACATTAGATAATGTTTTTGTCAAGAGAGATGCAAAAGAAGTAGGGACTGGAGGCTTTTCTAGGACTCGCTCTGATCTTGTCCAAGAGACAGTAGTTGCTTTATCAGCAGATTTCCATAGGGAGCATCTTTCAGAAGAAGCTGTCTGCTCCCCAGAAACAAAGCATGAGGTTGTAAGAACCTCAGCAGCCAATGACTTTCATCTGAATACCACTCACTCAGGATTGAACACTGAGCAATCTGAAAGTCTCTCTGCAAACGTTTGTGTGGATAACAAGAAAATTTCTTTGACATCAGAAGATGTGAAACACAATGAGACTCCCTCCCAGAAAGCAGAGCTCGAGTTCAAAAGCACTGATTTCAGATTGGGAGATACTAAGGTAAAACATGAGTGCTTCAGCATCCTTACAGCGGGACTTTTAAATGAGAATACAGAAGAAGTCTCAAAACTAGAAACTATTGCATCCATTAGGCTAGAGTCCAGTAAACTTAGAAAGCTGGGCAttgaaaaaacagtggaaaaaacagaGATTACTGACTTTGCTACGTTGACTTCTGGTAGTCGGGAAGATAAATTTTGCACACGGCTTTCTCAAACAGCTATGCCGCAGCTTGGATTGCAGTCCTCAAATAGCGATACTACAGAAGTGGTCATGCCAGTTCTAGAAATGCAGGGGATTTCTCCCATGTCTGAGATCCTTCTGCAAGTGGAGGAGAGCAAAGGTGGTGCTGCTGAAATGCCGTCACTTAGTTGTGACGGAGGCAGCACAGGAAGTCAGGCTTCTGGGTGCATGGAACCTTTCCTTCCTGGGCTCAAAGAAACGCACGGAAAGGAGGGTGGCTCAGGAGGCAAGGGAGTATGCACCGTCCAGAGCAAGAAGACTGAGCAAACAGAAACTGCTGGCAGTAGTTTGGAAGCTACAACAAATTCAGGAATTGCTGAAAGCTTAGCAGAAAGCCCAGTGGGTTGA